The following are encoded in a window of Novosphingobium sp. THN1 genomic DNA:
- the leuC gene encoding 3-isopropylmalate dehydratase large subunit has translation MSNTANPRTLYQKIWDAHVVEQRDDGTALIYIDRHLVHEVTSPQAFEALRAAGRKVRRPDLTLAVPDHNLPTTARRTADGQRVPIADPESAQQLEALERNAPAFGIRYIGDADAEQGIVHVVGPEQGFSLPGATIVCGDSHTACHGGLGALAFGIGTSEVEHVLATQTLLLKQSKSMEVRVEGTLMPGVTAKDVVLHITGVLGAAGGTGSVIEYTGQVIRDLSIEGRLTISNMAIEHGARAGLCAPDEKTFAYLKGRPYAPKGEDWDKAVAWWTSLATDPGATYDKVVVIDAKDIAPSVTWGTSPEDVLPISGLVPAPESFADPSKQEAAKASLAYMGLTPGQRMEDVEVQNIFIGSCTNSRIEDMRAAAAILKGRKKADNVKWAIVVPGSGLVKQQAEDEGLDRIFTEAGFEWREPGCSACLGMNPDKVPAGERCASTSNRNFVGRQGPGARTHLVSPAMAAAAAVTGRLTDVRKLID, from the coding sequence ATGTCGAACACCGCAAATCCCCGCACGCTCTACCAGAAGATCTGGGACGCCCACGTCGTCGAACAGCGCGATGATGGCACCGCGCTCATCTATATCGACCGTCACCTCGTCCACGAAGTGACCAGCCCGCAGGCCTTCGAAGCCCTGCGCGCGGCAGGCCGCAAGGTGCGCCGCCCCGATCTCACGCTCGCGGTGCCCGACCATAACCTGCCCACCACCGCGCGCCGCACCGCTGACGGCCAGCGCGTGCCGATTGCCGACCCTGAGTCCGCGCAGCAGCTCGAAGCGCTGGAGCGCAACGCGCCCGCTTTCGGCATCCGCTACATCGGCGATGCCGACGCCGAACAAGGCATCGTTCACGTTGTAGGGCCTGAGCAGGGCTTCTCGCTCCCCGGCGCTACCATCGTCTGCGGTGACAGCCATACTGCCTGCCACGGCGGCCTTGGCGCACTGGCCTTCGGCATCGGCACCAGCGAGGTCGAGCATGTGCTCGCCACGCAGACGCTGCTGCTCAAGCAGTCGAAGTCGATGGAAGTGCGCGTCGAAGGTACGCTGATGCCCGGCGTCACCGCCAAGGACGTCGTCCTGCACATTACCGGCGTGCTCGGCGCGGCGGGCGGCACCGGCTCGGTCATCGAATATACAGGGCAGGTCATCCGCGACCTTTCCATCGAAGGCCGCCTGACCATCTCGAACATGGCGATCGAACACGGCGCCCGCGCTGGCCTGTGCGCGCCCGATGAAAAGACCTTCGCCTACCTCAAGGGTCGTCCCTATGCCCCGAAGGGCGAGGACTGGGACAAGGCCGTCGCCTGGTGGACCAGCCTCGCCACCGATCCCGGCGCCACGTATGACAAGGTCGTGGTGATCGACGCCAAGGACATCGCGCCGTCGGTCACCTGGGGCACCAGTCCCGAGGACGTCCTGCCGATCAGCGGCCTCGTCCCCGCGCCGGAAAGCTTCGCCGACCCTTCCAAGCAGGAAGCCGCCAAGGCCAGCCTCGCCTATATGGGCCTGACGCCGGGCCAGCGCATGGAAGACGTCGAAGTCCAGAACATCTTCATCGGCTCGTGCACCAACAGCCGGATCGAGGATATGCGCGCCGCCGCCGCCATCCTCAAGGGCCGCAAGAAGGCCGACAACGTCAAGTGGGCAATCGTTGTCCCCGGCTCCGGCCTCGTCAAGCAGCAGGCCGAGGACGAAGGGCTTGACCGCATCTTCACCGAGGCCGGTTTCGAATGGCGCGAACCGGGCTGTTCGGCCTGCCTCGGCATGAACCCGGACAAGGTGCCTGCAGGCGAACGCTGCGCCTCGACCTCGAACCGCAACTTCGTCGGCCGCCAGGGCCCCGGCGCGCGCACCCATCTCGTCAGCCCGGCAATGGCCGCCGCCGCCGCCGTCACCGGCCGGTTGACTGATGTGCGCAAGCTGATCGACTGA
- a CDS encoding zinc ribbon domain-containing protein, which translates to MDMIKGVRVPERVYRGVLWAVSIVFAGFIVGLGNLVIGDLPMVEEQVYTAPADDSPAIRQVREEIRKIGDSKTAIDDKLEIQRLQLDQAQRQSSTANETFKAWIAARTATTNPAQDPEVLARTRELEQLKANERSIQQAIANLENERAPLDQRESALRLRENQLISDAIPAQERAMFWQELRVFGLRLLITLPMLGLAAWMVVKKRESDHWPLMRGFVLAAVFVFFVELVPYLPSYGGYIRYAVGIILTFAAGHFLIKNMRAYLAHRQEVEAQAEKERRARVSHDEAFKKMAAKVCPGCDRPISTTGDAEANFCVHCGMTLFDHCHSCNTRKMAFFRFCMTCGTPAKDEAAQAGVAPAPA; encoded by the coding sequence ATGGACATGATCAAGGGCGTCCGCGTGCCCGAACGCGTTTATCGCGGCGTGCTTTGGGCCGTGTCGATAGTCTTTGCCGGTTTCATCGTCGGCCTCGGCAACCTCGTCATCGGCGATCTGCCGATGGTCGAGGAACAGGTCTACACCGCCCCCGCGGATGACTCCCCTGCGATCCGGCAAGTCCGCGAAGAGATCCGCAAGATCGGCGACAGCAAGACTGCCATCGACGACAAGCTCGAAATCCAGCGCCTCCAACTGGACCAGGCCCAGCGCCAGTCCAGCACCGCCAACGAGACTTTCAAGGCATGGATCGCCGCGCGCACCGCCACGACCAATCCGGCGCAGGACCCCGAAGTTCTCGCCCGTACCCGCGAACTCGAACAGCTCAAGGCCAATGAACGCAGCATCCAGCAGGCGATCGCAAATCTCGAGAACGAGCGCGCCCCGCTCGACCAGCGCGAAAGCGCGCTGCGCCTGCGCGAAAACCAGCTGATCTCCGACGCCATCCCGGCGCAAGAGCGCGCGATGTTCTGGCAGGAACTGCGGGTGTTCGGCCTGCGGCTGCTGATCACCCTGCCAATGCTTGGCCTGGCCGCATGGATGGTGGTGAAGAAGCGCGAGAGCGATCACTGGCCGCTGATGCGCGGCTTCGTGCTTGCCGCCGTGTTCGTGTTCTTCGTCGAGCTCGTGCCCTACCTGCCGAGCTACGGCGGCTACATCCGCTATGCCGTAGGCATCATCCTGACTTTCGCCGCCGGGCACTTCCTCATCAAGAACATGCGCGCCTATCTCGCGCACCGGCAGGAAGTCGAGGCGCAAGCCGAAAAGGAACGCCGCGCCCGCGTCAGCCATGACGAGGCGTTCAAGAAGATGGCCGCCAAGGTCTGCCCCGGCTGCGACCGCCCGATCTCGACCACCGGCGATGCCGAAGCCAACTTCTGCGTTCACTGCGGCATGACCCTGTTCGACCACTGCCACAGCTGCAACACCCGCAAGATGGCCTTCTTCCGCTTCTGCATGACCTGCGGCACGCCCGCGAAGGATGAAGCCGCGCAGGCGGGAGTGGCCCCGGCGCCTGCGTGA
- a CDS encoding DNA-deoxyinosine glycosylase, whose translation MTTRKSSFAPVTDQHTRVLILGSLPGEASLAAARYYANPRNQFWRLVGAVIDVDLVAQDYERRLETLLAHRIGLWDSIGSATRSGSLDTAIRDVAPNALATLAAALPQLRCIAFNGAKSASIGTQQLAGEGPSNSCGCHPAVRRTPR comes from the coding sequence GTGACGACCCGCAAATCCTCTTTCGCTCCGGTCACCGATCAGCACACCCGGGTTCTCATCCTCGGCAGTCTCCCGGGTGAAGCGAGCCTTGCCGCCGCGCGCTATTACGCCAATCCGCGCAACCAGTTCTGGCGGCTGGTCGGCGCAGTGATCGACGTCGATCTCGTCGCGCAGGACTATGAACGCCGCCTCGAAACCCTGCTCGCCCATCGCATCGGCCTGTGGGATTCGATCGGTTCGGCCACGCGTTCGGGCAGCCTCGATACCGCCATTCGTGATGTCGCGCCCAATGCGCTGGCCACTCTTGCAGCCGCCCTCCCGCAACTGCGATGCATCGCCTTCAACGGTGCCAAGTCGGCCAGCATCGGCACGCAGCAACTGGCCGGGGAGGGACCTTCGAACTCCTGCGGCTGCCATCCAGCAGTCCGGCGCACGCCTCGCTGA
- a CDS encoding LPXTG cell wall anchor domain-containing protein, with amino-acid sequence MTKKTDWTGKAAMAGAAIGSAALAAALLYASRRKERAEKTEPKTPPADAPETD; translated from the coding sequence GTGACCAAGAAGACGGACTGGACCGGCAAGGCAGCCATGGCGGGCGCGGCAATCGGCTCGGCAGCACTGGCCGCAGCCCTGCTCTATGCGTCGCGCCGCAAGGAACGCGCAGAGAAGACCGAACCCAAGACCCCGCCCGCCGACGCGCCCGAGACCGACTGA
- the leuD gene encoding 3-isopropylmalate dehydratase small subunit, whose translation MEPVKQIEGRAIPFGRKNVDTDVIIPAKWLKTITRQGLGKGAFEALRADPDNIFDSAEFSGSPILIAGDNFGCGSSREHAAWALGDMGVKAVIAPSFSDIFSGNAFKNGILTVVVPQEAIDRLMEVAQTDPVSIDLETQTVTTPFQDRFTFEIDPFRKHCLLNGLDEVGLTMARGDAIATHEAKMRDSLPFLARGTDAVAAA comes from the coding sequence ATGGAACCGGTGAAGCAGATCGAAGGACGGGCCATCCCGTTCGGCCGCAAGAACGTCGATACCGACGTGATCATCCCTGCCAAGTGGCTCAAGACGATCACCCGTCAGGGTCTCGGCAAGGGCGCGTTCGAAGCCCTGCGCGCCGATCCTGACAACATTTTCGACAGCGCGGAATTTTCCGGCTCGCCGATCCTGATTGCCGGTGACAACTTCGGCTGCGGCTCCAGCCGCGAACACGCTGCCTGGGCGCTGGGCGACATGGGCGTGAAGGCCGTGATCGCACCCTCCTTCTCCGACATTTTCTCAGGCAACGCCTTCAAGAACGGCATCCTCACGGTCGTCGTGCCGCAAGAGGCGATCGACCGCCTGATGGAAGTCGCGCAGACCGATCCCGTCTCGATCGATCTTGAGACCCAGACGGTGACGACGCCATTCCAGGATCGCTTCACCTTCGAGATCGACCCGTTCCGCAAGCACTGCCTGCTCAATGGCCTTGACGAGGTCGGCCTGACCATGGCCCGGGGCGATGCCATCGCGACGCACGAAGCGAAGATGCGCGACAGCCTGCCCTTCCTCGCGCGTGGCACGGATGCCGTAGCGGCAGCTTAA
- a CDS encoding NADPH:quinone oxidoreductase family protein — translation MKALRTHAAGGPETLVMDDLPDPVPGKGEVLVRVHACSINFPDTLMIRDLYQFKPERPYAPGSELAGEIEALGEGVTGWSVGDRVIAMIGNGGLAEKVVAPVARLFPLPDGVDYATGASLLMTYGTTIHGLKDRGHIKAGDTVLVLGAAGGVGLSAVELAKAFGARVIAAVSSEEKAQVARDAGADDVVIYGRPPFDKAQSKALAEQFKAACGPNGADIVYDIVGGDYSEPALRAIAWEGRFLVVGFPAGIARLPLNLTLLKSCDVCGVFWGAWTAREPAAFKAEVEELFALLEEGKIKPRVSQRYTLDQGREAIALLENRQAMGKVVVEMIG, via the coding sequence ATGAAGGCTCTGCGCACCCACGCTGCAGGCGGACCCGAAACCCTGGTCATGGATGACCTGCCCGATCCGGTGCCGGGGAAGGGCGAAGTGCTTGTGCGCGTCCACGCCTGCTCGATCAACTTCCCCGACACGCTGATGATCCGCGATCTTTACCAGTTCAAGCCCGAGCGGCCTTACGCTCCCGGCAGCGAACTCGCGGGTGAAATTGAAGCATTGGGCGAGGGCGTGACCGGGTGGTCCGTCGGAGACCGCGTAATCGCCATGATCGGCAACGGCGGCTTGGCCGAAAAGGTCGTGGCCCCGGTCGCGCGCCTGTTCCCGCTGCCCGATGGCGTCGACTATGCCACCGGCGCTTCGTTGTTGATGACTTACGGCACCACCATCCACGGCCTCAAGGATCGCGGCCACATCAAGGCTGGTGATACCGTGCTGGTCCTCGGCGCGGCAGGCGGTGTCGGGCTTTCCGCCGTCGAACTCGCCAAGGCCTTCGGCGCCCGGGTGATCGCTGCCGTCTCCAGCGAGGAAAAGGCACAGGTCGCGCGCGACGCTGGTGCAGACGATGTCGTGATCTATGGCCGCCCGCCGTTCGACAAGGCCCAGTCCAAGGCGCTGGCTGAACAGTTCAAGGCAGCCTGCGGCCCGAATGGCGCGGACATCGTCTACGATATCGTCGGCGGCGATTATTCCGAACCGGCCCTGCGTGCGATCGCGTGGGAAGGCCGCTTTCTCGTCGTCGGCTTCCCGGCCGGCATCGCCAGGCTTCCGCTCAATCTCACCTTGCTCAAATCATGCGACGTCTGCGGCGTGTTCTGGGGCGCATGGACCGCCCGCGAACCCGCCGCTTTCAAGGCCGAGGTCGAGGAACTCTTCGCGCTGCTCGAAGAGGGCAAGATCAAACCCCGCGTCTCGCAGCGCTACACGCTCGATCAGGGGCGCGAAGCCATCGCCCTGCTCGAAAACCGGCAGGCCATGGGCAAGGTCGTCGTAGAAATGATCGGCTGA
- a CDS encoding trimeric intracellular cation channel family protein codes for MPSPLPNADLSALIGLLDLVGIAVFALTGALLAAQLRQTFVTMAFFALVTGVGGGSVRDLLIGAPVFWVRDPWVAPVCLGVALVAWFTPHRWWERPVLEWADAAGLGAYAVLGTAKALAFGVSPVPAVLMGVITGCVGGIIRDVLAGRPSILMRPELYVTAAALSAGVCASGAALGLDRGIVWPVAALAGFALRGAAIWWKLGLPVYTSGEREG; via the coding sequence ATGCCCTCCCCGTTGCCCAACGCCGACCTTTCGGCACTGATCGGCCTGCTCGATCTTGTCGGCATTGCCGTTTTCGCCCTGACCGGCGCACTGCTGGCGGCGCAACTCAGGCAGACATTCGTGACGATGGCGTTCTTTGCGCTGGTGACGGGCGTGGGCGGCGGGTCGGTTCGCGACCTGCTGATCGGCGCGCCGGTGTTCTGGGTGCGTGATCCGTGGGTGGCGCCAGTGTGCCTGGGCGTGGCGCTGGTGGCGTGGTTCACCCCGCACCGCTGGTGGGAGCGGCCAGTGCTGGAATGGGCCGACGCGGCGGGACTTGGCGCTTATGCCGTGTTGGGCACGGCCAAGGCGCTGGCGTTCGGCGTATCGCCTGTGCCGGCCGTGCTGATGGGTGTGATCACCGGCTGTGTCGGCGGCATTATCCGCGACGTGCTGGCAGGAAGGCCCTCGATCCTGATGCGGCCCGAACTTTACGTGACGGCGGCTGCGCTTTCCGCAGGGGTCTGTGCCAGCGGCGCGGCGCTGGGACTTGATCGCGGCATAGTCTGGCCGGTGGCTGCGCTGGCCGGCTTTGCGCTCAGAGGCGCAGCGATCTGGTGGAAGCTGGGGCTGCCGGTCTATACCTCTGGGGAGCGCGAGGGCTGA
- a CDS encoding spermidine synthase: protein MWELEDGDELIDTCRVPDGARLRLVRNGEDFVILLDRNELMSTDVCASEVQLAEMTCARLVGRDDLQMLIGGYGLGFTLRAALAVLGPKAGVTVAEIVPEIVAWALGPMAQLTAGCLDDPRVQLVHDDVAMLIDSARGGYDAILLDVDNGPEGLTRMINGWLYSPDGLEAASRALRPGGILAVWSAFEDPAFVELLEQAGFTVDVASVDAGEEPREGRKPLHHVIFFATKA from the coding sequence ATGTGGGAGCTGGAAGACGGCGACGAACTGATCGACACCTGCCGCGTGCCCGATGGCGCGAGGCTGCGGCTGGTACGCAATGGCGAGGACTTCGTCATCCTGCTCGACCGCAACGAATTGATGAGCACCGACGTCTGCGCTTCGGAAGTGCAGCTGGCGGAAATGACCTGCGCGCGCCTTGTCGGCCGTGACGATCTGCAGATGCTGATCGGTGGCTACGGATTGGGCTTCACCTTGCGGGCAGCACTTGCCGTGCTCGGTCCCAAGGCTGGCGTCACTGTTGCCGAAATCGTGCCGGAAATCGTCGCCTGGGCGCTCGGGCCGATGGCGCAGCTGACCGCCGGCTGCCTTGATGATCCGCGCGTGCAGCTGGTGCACGATGACGTGGCCATGCTGATCGATTCCGCGCGTGGTGGCTACGATGCGATCCTGCTCGATGTCGACAACGGCCCCGAAGGGCTGACGCGCATGATAAACGGGTGGCTCTATTCGCCCGACGGACTGGAAGCGGCATCCCGCGCGCTGCGGCCGGGCGGCATCCTTGCAGTGTGGTCTGCCTTCGAAGACCCGGCTTTCGTTGAACTGCTGGAGCAGGCGGGCTTTACCGTTGACGTGGCCAGTGTCGATGCCGGCGAAGAGCCGCGCGAAGGGCGCAAGCCGCTGCATCACGTGATCTTCTTCGCGACGAAAGCCTGA
- a CDS encoding DUF6481 family protein has product MAGYKEPGLGDRRDASAQARAKAIEAMKAKAKAPVDPAVLAEKIARAEAKEKAEAEKREAARLKREEEKAEKAKRAAEQANAPAPPSAEELAAAQKAARDARYAARKARKK; this is encoded by the coding sequence ATGGCAGGTTACAAGGAACCCGGTCTTGGCGACCGTCGCGATGCTTCGGCACAGGCACGCGCCAAGGCTATCGAGGCGATGAAGGCCAAGGCGAAGGCGCCGGTGGACCCGGCAGTGCTGGCCGAGAAGATCGCCCGCGCCGAGGCCAAGGAAAAGGCCGAAGCGGAAAAGCGCGAGGCGGCTCGCCTCAAGCGCGAGGAAGAGAAGGCCGAGAAAGCCAAGCGCGCTGCCGAGCAGGCCAATGCCCCCGCCCCGCCAAGTGCGGAAGAGCTGGCAGCCGCGCAGAAGGCTGCCCGCGATGCCCGCTACGCCGCCCGCAAGGCGCGGAAGAAGTAG
- the lpdA gene encoding dihydrolipoyl dehydrogenase — protein MAEYDYDVLVIGGGPGGYVAAIRAAQLGLKTACAEGRETLGGTCLNVGCIPSKALLHGSEKFDEARNGTFASYGIKTGAVELDLDAMQAQKADSVKGLTGGIEFLFKKNKVTWLKGYAAFEDAHSVTVAGQKVTAKNIVIATGSSVTPLPGVTVDNDAGVIVDSTGALALDRVPNHMVVIGGGVIGLELGSVWRRLGAKVTVVEFLDQLLPGMDGDVRKEAAKIFKKQGMDIKLGTKVTGVAVDGGKATLTVEPAKGGEAATIEADCVLVAIGRRPNVDGLGLDKIGLELNARGQIETYHDFATKVPGVWAVGDVIPGPMLAHKAEDEGIAVAENIAGLTGIVNHDVIPGVVYTMPEFAGVGLTEEAAKEKGEIKVGKFPMLANSRAKTNHEPDGFVKVISDAKTDRVLGVWCIASVAGTMIAQAAQAMEFGATSEDIAYTCHAHPTHSEALKEAAMAVTGKPIHM, from the coding sequence ATGGCTGAATACGATTACGACGTCCTTGTCATCGGTGGTGGCCCCGGCGGTTATGTCGCGGCGATCCGCGCGGCGCAGCTGGGCCTCAAGACCGCTTGTGCCGAAGGGCGCGAGACGCTGGGCGGAACCTGCCTCAACGTCGGTTGCATTCCCTCCAAGGCGCTGCTGCACGGCTCGGAGAAGTTCGACGAGGCGCGGAACGGCACGTTCGCCAGCTATGGCATCAAGACTGGCGCGGTCGAGCTCGATCTGGATGCGATGCAGGCGCAGAAGGCGGATTCGGTGAAGGGCCTGACCGGCGGCATCGAATTCCTGTTCAAGAAGAACAAGGTGACCTGGCTCAAGGGCTACGCTGCGTTCGAGGACGCGCACAGCGTGACCGTGGCTGGCCAGAAGGTTACCGCGAAGAACATCGTGATCGCCACCGGTTCGAGCGTGACGCCGCTGCCCGGCGTGACTGTCGACAACGATGCTGGCGTGATCGTCGACAGCACCGGCGCGCTGGCGCTGGATCGCGTGCCGAACCACATGGTGGTGATCGGTGGCGGCGTGATCGGGCTGGAACTCGGCTCGGTGTGGCGCCGCCTTGGTGCGAAGGTGACGGTTGTGGAGTTCCTCGACCAGTTGTTGCCCGGCATGGACGGCGACGTGCGCAAGGAAGCCGCCAAGATCTTCAAGAAGCAGGGCATGGACATCAAGCTCGGCACCAAGGTCACTGGCGTAGCGGTGGATGGCGGAAAGGCCACGCTGACGGTTGAACCTGCAAAGGGCGGCGAGGCTGCGACCATCGAGGCTGACTGCGTGCTGGTGGCAATCGGGCGTCGGCCCAATGTCGACGGCCTCGGCCTCGACAAGATCGGGCTCGAACTGAACGCGCGCGGTCAGATCGAAACCTACCACGACTTTGCCACCAAGGTCCCGGGCGTTTGGGCCGTGGGCGACGTGATTCCGGGCCCGATGCTGGCGCATAAGGCCGAGGACGAAGGCATTGCCGTGGCCGAGAACATCGCCGGGCTCACCGGAATCGTGAACCATGACGTGATTCCCGGCGTAGTGTACACGATGCCTGAATTCGCCGGTGTCGGTCTTACGGAAGAGGCCGCGAAGGAAAAGGGCGAGATCAAGGTCGGCAAGTTCCCGATGCTCGCCAACAGCCGCGCCAAGACCAACCATGAGCCGGACGGCTTCGTGAAGGTGATCTCCGACGCCAAGACCGACCGCGTTCTGGGCGTGTGGTGCATTGCCTCGGTTGCCGGCACGATGATTGCGCAGGCGGCACAGGCGATGGAATTCGGCGCGACCAGCGAAGACATTGCCTATACCTGCCACGCGCACCCGACCCATTCGGAAGCGCTCAAGGAAGCGGCGATGGCGGTGACGGGCAAGCCGATTCACATGTGA
- the odhB gene encoding 2-oxoglutarate dehydrogenase complex dihydrolipoyllysine-residue succinyltransferase: protein MSIEVKVPTLGESVSEATVGQWLKKPGEAVALDEPIVSLETDKVAVEVPAPAAGVLGALVANEGDTVNVGALLALIEDSVAAAGAQAPAPRTEAPVPPASASEAPAAAPAAAPSGDAAALSPAVRRAVLEYGIDPSTVKGTGKDGRLTKEDVMAAAAAKQASPAPAVSAPAAAAPAAVAGGRNEERVKMTRLRQTIAKRLKSAQETAALLTTFNDVDMTAVMEARAKYKDVFEKKHGVKLGLMSFFAKASVLALKDIPAVNAQMQGDEIVYFDYVDISVAVSAPNGLVVPVVRDVDKMSFADIEKAIANYGKAARDGTLTMADMAGGTFTISNGGVFGGLMSTPIINPPQSAVLGLHRIEDRPVVRNGEIVVRPMMYIALSYDHRIIDGREAVTALKTIKEAIEDPTRLLIDL, encoded by the coding sequence ATGTCGATTGAAGTGAAGGTTCCGACGCTGGGTGAAAGCGTCAGCGAAGCAACCGTCGGCCAGTGGCTGAAGAAGCCCGGCGAGGCCGTGGCACTGGACGAGCCGATCGTCAGCCTCGAGACCGACAAGGTCGCGGTCGAGGTTCCGGCTCCGGCAGCAGGCGTGCTTGGCGCGCTGGTGGCCAATGAGGGTGACACGGTCAACGTCGGCGCGCTGCTCGCGCTGATCGAAGACAGCGTGGCGGCTGCGGGCGCACAGGCCCCTGCCCCTCGCACCGAAGCGCCGGTTCCGCCCGCTTCGGCTTCGGAAGCACCTGCTGCGGCTCCGGCGGCTGCGCCTTCGGGTGACGCAGCCGCGCTCTCGCCCGCGGTCCGCCGTGCGGTGCTGGAATATGGCATCGATCCTTCGACCGTGAAGGGCACTGGCAAGGACGGTCGCCTGACCAAGGAAGACGTGATGGCAGCGGCAGCGGCCAAGCAGGCCTCCCCTGCCCCGGCGGTTTCGGCTCCGGCTGCGGCTGCTCCTGCCGCTGTTGCGGGCGGTCGCAACGAAGAGCGCGTGAAGATGACGCGCCTGCGCCAGACCATCGCCAAGCGCCTTAAGAGCGCGCAGGAAACCGCCGCCCTGCTGACCACGTTCAACGACGTGGACATGACTGCCGTCATGGAAGCGCGCGCCAAGTACAAGGACGTGTTCGAGAAGAAGCACGGCGTGAAGCTTGGCCTGATGTCGTTCTTCGCCAAGGCCTCGGTTCTGGCACTGAAGGACATTCCGGCCGTCAACGCGCAGATGCAGGGCGATGAGATCGTCTACTTCGACTACGTCGACATCTCGGTCGCGGTCTCGGCTCCGAACGGGCTGGTCGTGCCGGTGGTGCGCGATGTCGACAAGATGAGCTTTGCCGACATCGAGAAGGCGATTGCCAATTACGGCAAGGCGGCGCGCGACGGCACGCTGACCATGGCCGACATGGCTGGCGGCACTTTCACCATCTCCAACGGCGGCGTGTTCGGCGGGCTTATGTCGACCCCGATCATCAACCCGCCGCAGTCGGCCGTGCTCGGCCTGCACCGCATCGAGGACCGCCCGGTCGTCCGCAATGGCGAGATCGTGGTGCGCCCGATGATGTACATCGCGCTGTCCTATGACCACCGTATCATCGACGGTCGCGAGGCAGTGACGGCACTGAAGACGATCAAGGAAGCGATCGAGGACCCGACCCGCCTGCTGATCGATCTTTGA